A stretch of Garra rufa chromosome 11, GarRuf1.0, whole genome shotgun sequence DNA encodes these proteins:
- the fam174b gene encoding membrane protein FAM174B, which yields MWLYTLAIALIVIAHEVNGEPHTRPSSATQLNSTLPPQEEYSSPNATNAEVGSRISTILRDLPTIKGISIFVCVLTILLITCLVIKICRSAKKIRKTRKYDIITTPAERVEMAPLNEENEEDDDSTLFDVKYR from the exons ATGTGGCTTTATACTTTGGCTATTGCTCTTATTGTCATTGCGCATGAGGTCAATGGAGAGCCTCATACGCGTCCATCCTCGGCGACGCAGCTGAATTCAACATTACCCCCTCAAGAAGAATATTCATCACCTAATGCAACAAATGCAGAAGTTGGATCTCGCATTTCTACCATTTTAAGGGATCTTCCTACCATCAAAGGCATTTCGATTTTCGTCTGCGTATTAACAATCTTGCTAATCACGTGCCTTGTCATAAAAATATGCAG ATCGGCAAAGAAGATCAGAAAAACGCGAAAGTATGACATCATCACAACTCCCGCCGAGCGTGTAGAGATGGCACCTTTAAATGAAGAAAACGAGGAAGACGACGACTCGACCCTGTTCGATGTCAAATACAG GTGA